One Bufo gargarizans isolate SCDJY-AF-19 chromosome 3, ASM1485885v1, whole genome shotgun sequence DNA segment encodes these proteins:
- the LOC122931765 gene encoding oocyte zinc finger protein XlCOF7.1-like: protein MIKQYSCSECGKCFSDQSSLVQHQRIHTGENPYSCSECGKCFRQKSNLVEHQKTHTGEKPFLCLECEKCFSRKSHLVEHQKTHTGEKPFSCSECSKWFRSQHYLKVHLRTHTGEKLYSCSECGKCFSHKLSLVKHQRIHTGERPFPCPKCGKCFSDKSSLVQHQRIHTGEQPFPCPECGKCFSNKSILEVHQRIHTGVKPFSCPECGKYFNGKSDLVKHQKIHTGEKPFPCPECEKCFNRKSHLDIHLRTHTGEKPYSCPECMKCFTDKSSLIKHQRIHTGEKPFSCPECEKCFSKKSILEVHQRIHTGEKPFSCHECGKYFNGKSNLDTHLRTHTVEKPFSCPECEKCFSEKSHLVRHQKTHTG from the coding sequence caatattcatgttcagaatgtgggaaatgttttagtgatCAATCAAGTCTTGtgcaacatcagagaattcacacaggagagaatccatattcatgttcagaatgtgggaagtgttttcgtcagaaatcaaatcttgttgaacatcagaaaactcacactggggagaagccatttttatgtttagaatgtgagaaatgttttagtcggaaatcacatcttgttgaacatcagaaaactcacacaggagagaagccattttcatgttcagaatgtagtAAGTGGTTTAGGAGTCAACATTATCTTAAGGTACACCTGAGAACTCATACTGGGGAGAAgctatattcatgttcagaatgtgggaaatgttttagtcataAATTAAGTCTTGTgaaacatcaaagaattcacacaggagagcggCCATTTCCATGTccaaaatgtgggaaatgttttagtgataaatcaagtcttgtgcaacatcagagaattcacacaggagagcagCCATTTCCATGtccggaatgtgggaaatgttttagtaacAAATCAATTCTTGaggtacatcagagaattcacactggggttaagccattttcatgccctgaatgtgggaaatattttaatgGAAAATCAGATCTTGtgaaacatcagaaaattcacaccggagagaagccatttccatgtcctgaatgtgaaaaGTGTTTTAATCGGAAATCACATCTTGatatacatctgagaactcacacaggagagaagccatattcatgtcctgaatgtatgaaatgttttactgataaatcaagtcttattaaacatcaaagaattcacacaggagagaagccattttcatgtcccgaatgtgagaagtgttttagtaAGAAATCAATTCTCGaggtacatcagagaattcacactggagagaagccattttcatgtcatgAATGTGGAAAATATTTTAATGGGAAATCAAATCTTGAtacacatctgagaactcacacagtagagaagccattttcatgtccagaatgtgagaagtgttttagtgagaaatcacatcttgttcgacatcagaaaactcacacagga